Proteins found in one Planococcus citri chromosome 2, ihPlaCitr1.1, whole genome shotgun sequence genomic segment:
- the Pgant2 gene encoding polypeptide N-acetylgalactosaminyltransferase 2 — MRRNVKIILFLASCWIFILVYYVQNTAKELKLEENRGLRLKEPIRQSLVINDDIRSEAYNGTFYQTAFSETPSDGNFKTAVESFFDENGYVAGGTLKPGEDAYGRNKFNQIASDKLASNREIPDTRMSQCPNTFHDDLPQTSVIITFHNEARSTLLRTVVSVLNRSPEHLIKEIILVDDFSDDTKYGEELSKIQKVRVLRNDKREGLMRSRVKGADNATAPVLTFLDSHVECNKNWLQPLLERIREDPSRVVCPVIDVINMDTFEYIGASQELRGGFDWNLVFKWEYMTKEERLQRTSPIAPIRTPMIAGGLFSIDRKYFAKLGKYDMQMDIWGGENLEISFRVWQCGGSLEIIPCSRVGHVFRKKHPYSFPGGSGAVFAKNTRRAAEVWMDEYKEFYYAAVPLSRTVQYGDISERLDLRRRLNCKPFKWYLKNVYPQLKVPQTAVGSIQQGPYCMDTMGHLSGDTVGLYPCHNTGGNQGWMISKTGQIMHHSVCLSLNDPVPNSLIIMRHCQEVLDQTWHFTTGKNGLLQFRGTNLCVDSKFAQSIGIVVDICDPSSNTQQWNHLVR, encoded by the exons CTCGAAGAAAACCGAGGTCTCCGACTGAAAGAACCTATTCGCCAAAGTCTAGTCATCAACGATGATATACGCAGCGAAGCGTATAACGGTACATTTTATCAAACGGCGTTTTCGGAAACGCCATCCGATGGGAATTTCAAAACGGCGGTGGAAAGCTTTTTCGACGAGAACGGATACGTTGCCGGAGGAACGCTGAAACCGGGAGAAGACGCTTATGGTAGAAATAAATTCAATCAAATAGCTAGCGACAAATTAGCTAGTAACAGAGAGATACCAGATACTCGGATGTCACA ATGCCCAAACACATTCCACGATGACTTACCGCAAACCAGTGTAATAATTACCTTTCACAATGAAGCTAGATCGACGTTGTTGCGTACGGTGGTCAG TGTGCTGAATCGCAGCCCGGAGCATTTAATAAAAGAAATAATCTTGGTCGACGACTTCAGCGATGATA cgaaATACGGCGAAGAATTAAGTAAAATTCAGAAAGTTCGAGTATTACGAAATGATAAACGCGAAG GTTTGATGCGATCCCGGGTGAAAGGTGCAGACAACGCCACCGCTCCTGTACTCACATTTCTAGATAGTCACGTCGAATGTAATAAAAATTGGCTGCAGCCGTTACTCGAACGAATTCGTGAA gatCCTTCTCGAGTTGTTTGTCCCGTAATTGATGTAATAAACATGGATACCTTCGAATATATCGGAGCATCGCAAGAACTGAGAGGAGGATTTGACTGGAACTTGGTATTCAAGTGGGAGTACATGACGAAAGAAGAACGACTCCAAAGGACTAGTCCGATAGCACCGATTAGAACGCCAATGATTGCCGGAGGATTATTCTCCATTGATCGAAAATATTTCGCCAAGCTGGGAAAATACGATATGCAAATGGATATATGGGGCGGCGAAAATTTAG aaatatcaTTCCGCGTGTGGCAATGTGGCGGCAGCCTGGAGATAATTCCGTGTTCCAGAGTTGGTCACGTGTTTCGCAAGAAGCATCCGTATTCGTTTCCAGGAGGAAGTGGAGCtgtatttgccaaaaataccaGACGGGCGGCTGAAGTATGGATGGATGAATATAAGGAATTTTATTACGCCGCTGTTCCTCTTTCCAGAACTGTGCAGTATGGAGA catTTCCGAACGTTTGGATTTGAGAAGACGATTGAATTGTAAACCGTTTAaatggtatttgaaaaatgtttatccTCAATTGAAGGTGCCCCAGACTGCGGTAGGAAGCATTCAGCAAGGTCCTTATTGTATGGATACTATGGGCCACCTATCTGGGGATACTGTTGGATTGTACCCTTGCCACAATACCGGAGGAAATCAG GGTTGGATGATTTCCAAGACTGGCCAGATTATGCATCACTCTGTATGTTTATCGTTAAACGATCCAGTTCCTAATAGTTTAATCATCATGCGACATTGTCAAGAAGTTTTAGATCAG acgTGGCATTTCACAACAGGTAAGAATGGTTTACTTCAGTTTCGCGGTACGAATCTATGCGTGGATTCGAAATTTGCTCAGAGCATCGGCATCGTTGTTGATATTTGTGATCCGTCATCGAACACGCAACAATGGAATCATCTCGTAAGATAA